In a single window of the Streptacidiphilus sp. P02-A3a genome:
- the pdxS gene encoding pyridoxal 5'-phosphate synthase lyase subunit PdxS, with protein MSTNTPAPVDQPAVGTARVKRGMAEQLKGGVIMDVVNAEQAKIAEDAGAVAVMALERVPADIRKDGGVARMSDPDMIDGIINAVSIPVMAKSRIGHIVEAQVLQSLGVDYIDESEVLTPADEVNHSDKWAFTTPFVCGATNLGEALRRIAEGAAMIRSKGEAGTGNVVEAVRHMRQIRADIGRLRALDNNELYAAAKELRAPYELVKEVAELGKLPVVLFSAGGVATPADAALMMQLGAEGVFVGSGIFKSGDPAKRAEAIVKATTFFDDPKVIADVSRGLGEAMVGINCDTLPESERYANRGW; from the coding sequence GTGTCCACCAACACCCCTGCGCCCGTCGACCAGCCCGCCGTCGGCACCGCCCGCGTGAAGCGAGGCATGGCCGAGCAGCTCAAGGGCGGCGTGATCATGGACGTCGTCAACGCCGAGCAGGCGAAGATCGCCGAGGACGCCGGTGCCGTGGCTGTCATGGCCCTGGAGCGCGTCCCCGCCGACATCCGCAAGGACGGCGGCGTGGCCCGTATGTCCGACCCGGACATGATCGACGGCATCATCAACGCGGTCTCGATCCCGGTCATGGCCAAGTCCCGGATCGGCCACATCGTCGAGGCGCAGGTCCTGCAGTCGCTCGGCGTCGACTACATCGACGAGTCCGAGGTGCTGACCCCGGCCGACGAGGTCAACCACAGCGACAAGTGGGCGTTCACCACCCCCTTCGTCTGCGGCGCCACCAACCTGGGCGAGGCCCTGCGCCGGATCGCCGAGGGCGCGGCGATGATCCGCTCCAAGGGCGAGGCCGGTACCGGCAACGTGGTCGAGGCCGTCCGCCACATGCGCCAGATCCGCGCCGACATCGGCCGGCTGCGCGCCCTGGACAACAACGAGCTCTACGCCGCCGCGAAGGAGCTCCGCGCCCCGTACGAGCTGGTCAAGGAGGTCGCCGAGCTCGGCAAGCTGCCGGTGGTGCTGTTCTCCGCCGGTGGTGTGGCCACCCCCGCCGACGCCGCGCTGATGATGCAGCTCGGCGCCGAGGGCGTGTTCGTCGGCTCCGGCATCTTCAAGTCCGGCGACCCGGCCAAGCGCGCCGAGGCCATCGTCAAGGCCACCACCTTCTTCGACGACCCGAAGGTCATCGCGGACGTCTCCCGCGGCCTGGGCGAGGCCATGGTCGGCATCAACTGCGACACCCTGCCCGAGTCCGAGCGCTACGCCAACCGCGGCTGGTAG
- a CDS encoding thiol-disulfide oxidoreductase DCC family protein, with protein MAETSAPNPVLLYDGDCAFCSSSVRFAERRFDAARWEAVPFQFADLEALAAFTGGRVSERRAEHEVLWITPDGRVEGGAQAAARLLLRTRRPLWSALGGLLTLPPVRQLAAGVYRLVAADRQRMPGGTPACALPPAARREQRSDVS; from the coding sequence ATGGCCGAGACCAGTGCTCCGAACCCCGTCCTGCTCTACGACGGCGACTGTGCCTTCTGCAGTTCGTCGGTGCGCTTCGCTGAGCGTCGCTTCGATGCTGCCCGCTGGGAGGCCGTGCCATTCCAGTTCGCCGACCTGGAAGCGCTGGCCGCGTTCACCGGAGGCCGGGTCAGCGAGCGGCGGGCGGAGCACGAGGTGCTGTGGATCACCCCGGACGGGCGGGTGGAGGGCGGTGCGCAGGCGGCGGCGCGGCTGCTGCTGCGGACCCGCCGCCCGCTGTGGAGCGCGCTCGGCGGCCTGCTGACGCTGCCGCCGGTGCGGCAGCTGGCGGCGGGGGTGTACCGGCTGGTCGCGGCTGACCGGCAGCGGATGCCGGGGGGCACGCCCGCCTGCGCGCTGCCCCCGGCGGCCCGCCGGGAGCAGCGGAGCGACGTCAGCTGA
- a CDS encoding YebC/PmpR family DNA-binding transcriptional regulator: protein MSGHSKWATTKHKKAAIDAKRGKLFAKMIKNIEVAARTGGGDPGGNPTLFDAIQKAKKNSVPIDNINRAVKRGSGAEAGGADYTTIMYEGYGPNGVAVLIECLTDNRNRAASDVRVAMTRNGGSMADPGSVSYMFSRKGVIVVAKGDQLDEDTVLDAVLDAGAEEVNDLGENFEVISEATDLVAVRTALQAADIDYDSAEASFVPSVQVELDADGARKIFKLIDALEDSDDVQNVFANFDLSPAVVAELDEDE, encoded by the coding sequence ATGTCCGGCCACTCCAAATGGGCTACCACCAAGCACAAGAAGGCCGCCATCGACGCGAAGCGCGGCAAGCTCTTCGCAAAGATGATCAAGAACATCGAGGTGGCGGCACGTACCGGCGGCGGCGACCCGGGCGGCAACCCGACGCTCTTCGACGCCATCCAGAAGGCCAAGAAGAACTCGGTGCCGATCGACAACATCAACCGCGCCGTCAAGCGCGGTTCCGGCGCCGAGGCCGGTGGCGCCGACTACACCACGATCATGTACGAGGGCTACGGCCCCAACGGCGTGGCCGTGCTGATCGAGTGCCTGACCGACAACCGCAACCGCGCGGCCTCCGACGTGCGCGTCGCGATGACCCGCAACGGCGGCTCGATGGCCGACCCGGGCTCGGTCTCCTACATGTTCAGCCGCAAGGGCGTCATCGTCGTCGCCAAGGGTGACCAGCTCGACGAGGACACCGTCCTGGACGCCGTGCTCGACGCCGGCGCCGAGGAGGTCAACGACCTGGGCGAGAACTTCGAGGTGATCAGCGAGGCGACCGACCTGGTCGCGGTGCGCACCGCGCTGCAGGCCGCCGACATCGACTACGACTCGGCCGAGGCCAGCTTCGTGCCCAGCGTGCAGGTCGAGCTGGACGCCGACGGCGCCCGCAAGATCTTCAAGCTGATCGACGCCCTGGAGGACAGCGACGACGTGCAGAACGTCTTCGCCAACTTCGACCTGTCGCCCGCCGTCGTGGCCGAGCTCGACGAGGACGAGTAG
- a CDS encoding glycosyltransferase family 4 protein: MRIGIVCPYAWDVPGGVQFHVRDLAEHLIRLGHEVSVLAPAEDDTPVPPYVVPAGRAVPVPYNGSVARLNFGFLSASRVRRWLREGGFEVLHIHEPVTPSLSLLACWAATGPIVATFHTSNPRSRAMIAAEPLMQPALEKISARIAVSEYARRTLVEHFGGDAVVIPNGVDVGFFADAEPRPEWSGDTIGFVGRINEPRKGLPTLLEAMPRIIAGRPGVRLLVAGRGDEEEAVKGAPKEVRDRIEFLGMVSDEQKASLLRSVDVYVAPNTGGESFGIILVEAMSAGAPVLATDLDAFRQVLDGGAAGELFPVGDAAALAEAALGLLGDPDRRAALREAETRHVRRFDWETVGADVLSVYETVAAGAAAVAEDDRGGWRNRLGLARD, translated from the coding sequence GTGAGGATCGGCATCGTCTGCCCGTACGCCTGGGACGTCCCCGGCGGGGTGCAGTTCCACGTCCGCGACCTGGCCGAGCACCTGATCCGGCTGGGGCACGAGGTCTCGGTGCTGGCCCCGGCCGAGGACGACACCCCGGTGCCGCCGTACGTGGTCCCCGCGGGCCGGGCGGTACCGGTGCCCTACAACGGCTCGGTGGCCCGGCTGAACTTCGGCTTCCTGTCGGCCTCCCGGGTGCGGCGCTGGCTGCGCGAGGGCGGCTTCGAGGTGCTGCACATCCACGAGCCGGTCACCCCGAGCCTGTCGCTGCTGGCCTGCTGGGCGGCGACCGGACCGATCGTGGCGACCTTCCACACCTCCAACCCCCGCTCCCGGGCGATGATCGCGGCCGAGCCGCTGATGCAGCCCGCGCTGGAGAAGATCAGCGCCCGGATCGCGGTCAGCGAGTACGCCCGGCGCACCCTGGTCGAGCACTTCGGCGGCGACGCGGTGGTCATCCCGAACGGCGTGGACGTCGGCTTCTTCGCCGACGCCGAACCGCGCCCGGAGTGGAGCGGCGACACCATCGGCTTCGTCGGCCGGATCAACGAGCCGCGCAAGGGCCTGCCGACGCTGCTGGAGGCGATGCCGCGGATCATCGCCGGGCGTCCCGGGGTGCGGCTGCTGGTGGCCGGGCGGGGCGACGAGGAGGAGGCGGTCAAGGGCGCGCCCAAGGAGGTCCGCGACCGGATCGAGTTCCTGGGCATGGTCAGCGACGAGCAGAAGGCGTCGCTGCTGCGCAGCGTGGACGTCTACGTCGCGCCCAACACCGGCGGCGAGAGCTTCGGCATCATCCTGGTCGAGGCGATGTCGGCGGGGGCGCCGGTACTGGCCACCGACCTCGACGCGTTCCGGCAGGTGCTGGACGGCGGCGCGGCGGGGGAGCTGTTCCCGGTCGGTGACGCGGCGGCGCTGGCCGAGGCGGCGCTGGGGCTGCTCGGCGACCCGGACCGGCGGGCCGCGCTGCGCGAGGCGGAGACCCGGCACGTGCGGCGCTTCGACTGGGAGACGGTGGGCGCGGACGTGCTGTCGGTGTACGAGACGGTGGCGGCCGGCGCGGCGGCGGTGGCCGAGGACGACCGCGGCGGCTGGCGCAACCGACTGGGCCTGGCCCGGGACTGA
- the pdxT gene encoding pyridoxal 5'-phosphate synthase glutaminase subunit PdxT, which yields MSNPVVGVLALQGDVREHAFALVEADALARPVRRPEELAEVDALVIPGGESTTMSKLALIFGMMEPLRARVAEGMPVYGSCAGMIMLADKILEGRDDQQTVGGIDMTVRRNAFGRQNDSFEQPVDFRGLSGGPVHGVFIRAPWVESVGEGVEVLADLDAATGGGRIVAVRQGNLLATSFHPELSGDHRVHSYFVDMVRAAGRPQA from the coding sequence ATCAGCAATCCCGTCGTCGGTGTCCTCGCCCTCCAGGGCGATGTGCGCGAGCACGCGTTCGCGCTGGTCGAGGCCGACGCGCTGGCCCGCCCGGTACGCCGGCCCGAGGAGCTGGCGGAGGTCGACGCGCTGGTCATCCCGGGCGGCGAGTCCACCACCATGTCCAAGCTGGCGCTGATCTTCGGGATGATGGAGCCGCTGCGGGCCCGGGTCGCCGAGGGGATGCCGGTCTACGGCTCCTGCGCGGGCATGATCATGCTGGCCGACAAGATCCTGGAGGGCCGCGACGACCAGCAGACCGTCGGCGGCATAGACATGACGGTGCGCCGCAACGCCTTCGGCCGCCAGAACGACTCCTTCGAGCAGCCGGTGGACTTCCGCGGCCTGTCCGGCGGCCCGGTGCACGGGGTCTTCATCCGCGCGCCGTGGGTGGAGTCCGTGGGCGAGGGCGTCGAGGTGCTGGCGGACCTGGACGCGGCCACCGGCGGCGGCCGGATCGTGGCGGTCCGTCAGGGGAACCTGCTGGCCACCTCGTTCCACCCGGAGCTGAGCGGCGACCACCGGGTGCACTCCTACTTCGTCGACATGGTGCGCGCGGCCGGTCGCCCCCAGGCCTGA
- the ruvB gene encoding Holliday junction branch migration DNA helicase RuvB, with translation MSLYDDPQAPGDRLVTSAADGEDRAVEAALRPRDLDEFIGQERVREQLSLVLQAARHRAATPDHVLLSGPPGLGKTTLSMIIAAEMNAPIRITSGPAIQHAGDLAAILSSLTEGEVLFLDEIHRMSRPAEEMLYMAMEDFRVDVIVGKGPGATAIPLELPPFTLVGATTRAGLLPPPLRDRFGFTGHMEFYAPAELERVIHRSARLLDVRIDPAGAAEIAGRSRGTPRIANRLLRRVRDFAQVRHDGVVTKEIAEAALAVYEVDARGLDRLDRAVLHALLKLFGGGPVGLSTLAVAVGEESETVEEVAEPFLVREGLLARTPRGRIATAAAWQHLGLTPPRTGIHAQQEPLPEA, from the coding sequence GTGAGCCTGTACGACGACCCCCAAGCCCCCGGCGACCGGCTGGTCACCTCCGCCGCCGACGGCGAGGACCGGGCAGTCGAGGCCGCGCTGCGCCCCAGGGACCTGGACGAGTTCATCGGCCAGGAGCGCGTCCGCGAACAGCTGTCGCTGGTCCTCCAGGCCGCCCGGCACCGCGCCGCCACCCCCGACCACGTGCTGCTCAGCGGCCCGCCCGGGCTCGGCAAGACCACCCTGTCGATGATCATCGCGGCGGAGATGAACGCCCCGATCCGGATCACCTCGGGACCGGCGATCCAGCACGCCGGGGACCTCGCGGCGATCCTGTCCTCGCTCACCGAGGGGGAGGTGCTGTTCCTCGACGAGATCCACCGGATGTCCCGGCCCGCCGAGGAGATGCTGTACATGGCGATGGAGGACTTCCGGGTCGACGTGATCGTCGGCAAGGGTCCCGGCGCCACCGCCATCCCGCTGGAGCTGCCGCCGTTCACCCTGGTCGGCGCGACCACCCGGGCCGGGCTGCTGCCGCCGCCGCTGCGCGACCGCTTCGGCTTCACCGGGCACATGGAGTTCTACGCCCCGGCCGAACTCGAACGTGTGATACACCGCTCGGCCCGGCTGCTGGACGTCCGGATCGACCCGGCCGGGGCGGCCGAGATCGCCGGGCGGTCCCGGGGCACGCCCCGCATCGCCAACCGGCTGCTGCGTCGAGTCCGGGACTTCGCGCAGGTCAGGCATGATGGAGTGGTAACGAAGGAGATCGCCGAGGCGGCGCTGGCAGTGTACGAGGTGGACGCGCGCGGTTTGGACCGGCTGGACCGGGCCGTACTGCACGCGCTGCTCAAGCTCTTCGGCGGCGGCCCGGTCGGTCTGTCCACGCTGGCCGTCGCGGTCGGCGAGGAGAGCGAGACGGTGGAGGAGGTCGCCGAGCCGTTCCTGGTCCGTGAGGGCCTGCTGGCGCGCACCCCCCGCGGCCGGATCGCGACCGCCGCGGCCTGGCAGCACCTGGGCCTCACCCCGCCGCGCACCGGTATCCACGCTCAGCAGGAGCCCCTTCCGGAAGCCTGA
- a CDS encoding phosphatidylinositol mannoside acyltransferase, whose protein sequence is MREQLGDTAYAAGWALVKRLPEPVAVRLFDGIADFVWRRRGKSVLRLEANLRRVRPDASPAELAELTRAGMRGYMRYWCESFRMSTWGRERIAASFAPEHVDRLDEALAAGRGVVLALPHMGNWDLAGAWVVVTRVPFTTVAERLKPEKLFDRFVAYREGLGMEVLPLTGGAGTLGTLAKRLRAGGLVCLVGDRDLSASGVPVDFLGEPARMPAGPAALAVQTGAALLPVTLWYDGTPVMKGRVHEPVPQPEDGDKRAKVAAMTQAMATVWGEGVREHPQDWHMLQRFWLADLEPRPGSAAAGAPAAPEAEPGTEAAR, encoded by the coding sequence GTGAGGGAACAGCTCGGTGACACGGCCTACGCGGCCGGGTGGGCGCTGGTGAAGCGGCTGCCGGAGCCGGTGGCGGTGCGGTTGTTCGACGGCATCGCGGACTTCGTCTGGCGGCGGCGCGGCAAGAGCGTGCTGCGGCTGGAGGCGAACCTGCGGCGGGTGCGCCCGGACGCCTCCCCGGCCGAGCTCGCCGAGCTGACCCGGGCCGGGATGCGCGGCTACATGCGCTACTGGTGCGAGTCGTTCCGGATGTCGACCTGGGGCCGGGAGCGGATCGCCGCCTCCTTCGCGCCGGAGCACGTGGACCGGCTGGACGAGGCGCTGGCGGCCGGGCGCGGGGTGGTCCTGGCGCTGCCGCACATGGGCAACTGGGACCTGGCCGGGGCCTGGGTGGTGGTCACCCGGGTGCCGTTCACCACGGTCGCCGAGCGGCTGAAGCCGGAGAAGCTGTTCGACCGCTTCGTGGCCTACCGCGAGGGCCTGGGCATGGAGGTGCTGCCGCTGACCGGCGGCGCCGGGACGCTGGGCACGCTGGCCAAGCGGCTGCGCGCGGGCGGCCTGGTCTGCCTGGTCGGCGACCGGGACCTGTCGGCCTCCGGCGTGCCGGTGGACTTCCTCGGCGAGCCGGCCCGGATGCCCGCGGGACCGGCGGCGCTGGCGGTGCAGACCGGCGCGGCGCTGCTGCCGGTGACCCTCTGGTACGACGGCACACCGGTGATGAAGGGGAGGGTGCACGAGCCCGTCCCGCAGCCGGAGGACGGCGACAAGCGGGCGAAGGTGGCGGCGATGACCCAGGCCATGGCCACGGTCTGGGGCGAGGGCGTGCGCGAGCACCCGCAGGACTGGCACATGCTCCAGCGCTTCTGGCTGGCGGACCTGGAGCCGCGTCCCGGTTCGGCCGCCGCCGGAGCCCCGGCGGCGCCGGAAGCCGAGCCCGGGACGGAGGCGGCCCGGTGA
- the ruvA gene encoding Holliday junction branch migration protein RuvA produces the protein MIAFVSGPVAAVSPGSAVVEVGGVGMLVHCAPATLAALRVGEPARLATSLVVREDSLTLYGFADDDERQTFELLQTASGIGPKVAQAMLAVHSPETLRIAVARGDAKTLTAVPGIGPKGAQKLLIELKDRLGAPTGALPAQQHAVAARPAPWSEQLHAALVGLGFAPREADEAVTAVTPEAEAQARPDVSALLRSALRTRNRSR, from the coding sequence GTGATCGCTTTCGTCAGCGGCCCGGTGGCCGCCGTCAGCCCCGGCTCGGCCGTGGTCGAGGTCGGCGGGGTCGGCATGCTGGTCCACTGCGCCCCGGCCACCCTGGCCGCGCTGCGGGTCGGCGAACCCGCCCGGCTGGCCACCTCGTTGGTCGTCCGCGAGGACTCGCTCACCCTCTACGGCTTCGCCGACGACGACGAGCGGCAGACCTTCGAGCTGCTGCAGACCGCCAGCGGCATCGGCCCCAAGGTCGCCCAGGCGATGCTGGCCGTGCACAGCCCGGAGACGCTGCGGATCGCCGTCGCCCGGGGTGACGCCAAGACCCTCACCGCCGTCCCCGGGATCGGCCCCAAGGGCGCGCAGAAGCTGCTGATCGAGCTCAAGGACCGGCTCGGCGCCCCCACCGGCGCCCTCCCGGCGCAGCAGCACGCCGTCGCCGCCCGCCCGGCGCCCTGGTCCGAGCAGCTGCACGCGGCCCTGGTCGGCCTCGGCTTCGCCCCGCGCGAGGCGGACGAGGCGGTGACCGCGGTCACTCCGGAGGCCGAGGCCCAGGCCAGACCCGACGTCTCCGCGCTGCTGCGGAGCGCCCTGCGGACCCGCAACCGCTCCCGCTGA
- a CDS encoding HIT domain-containing protein: MLIHMTTEPEQQSGVGVPDAFGRLWTPHRMAYIKGENKPTGPAAGDGCPFCAIPSMSDEDGLILRRAGSAYAVLNLYPYNSGHLMAVPYRHVADYTELTPEETADVARLTKQAMVALRAASGPHGFNIGMNQGVEAGAGIAAHLHQHVVPRWGGDTNFMPVIGATRVLPQLLADTRKMLADAWPTD; encoded by the coding sequence ATGCTGATCCACATGACGACGGAGCCGGAGCAGCAGAGCGGAGTGGGCGTGCCGGACGCATTCGGCCGCCTGTGGACCCCTCACCGGATGGCCTACATCAAGGGTGAGAACAAGCCGACCGGCCCGGCGGCCGGTGACGGCTGTCCGTTCTGTGCGATCCCGTCGATGTCCGACGAGGACGGGCTGATCCTGCGCCGGGCCGGTTCGGCCTACGCGGTGCTGAACCTGTACCCGTACAACTCCGGTCACCTGATGGCGGTCCCGTACCGGCATGTCGCGGACTACACCGAGCTGACGCCGGAGGAGACCGCCGACGTCGCGCGGCTCACCAAGCAGGCGATGGTGGCGCTGCGGGCGGCCTCGGGGCCGCACGGTTTCAACATCGGGATGAACCAGGGCGTCGAGGCGGGGGCCGGGATCGCCGCGCACCTGCACCAGCACGTGGTGCCGCGCTGGGGCGGGGACACCAACTTCATGCCGGTGATCGGCGCGACCAGGGTGCTGCCGCAACTCCTGGCCGACACCCGGAAGATGCTCGCCGACGCCTGGCCGACCGACTGA
- the pgsA gene encoding phosphatidylinositol phosphate synthase, translating into MLNKYARAFFTRVLTPFASMLLRAGISPDVVTLVGTAGVVAGALVFFPQGSFFWGTIVITAFVFSDLVDGNMARQAGTSSVWGAFLDSTLDRVADSAVFGGIAMWYAGRGDNDLLCAVALFCLACGQVVSYTKARAESLGLKCEVSGLVERAERLVVTLVAAGLAGLHGFGVPYIEWLLPIALWLIAAGSLVTVMQRILTVRREAAQAAAGGAGA; encoded by the coding sequence ATGCTCAACAAATACGCGCGGGCCTTCTTCACACGGGTCCTCACCCCGTTCGCATCGATGCTGCTGCGTGCCGGGATCAGCCCGGACGTGGTCACCCTGGTCGGTACGGCGGGTGTGGTCGCCGGGGCACTGGTGTTCTTCCCCCAGGGTAGTTTCTTCTGGGGCACCATCGTCATCACCGCCTTCGTCTTCTCGGACCTGGTGGACGGCAACATGGCCCGTCAGGCCGGTACCTCCAGCGTCTGGGGGGCGTTCCTGGACTCGACCCTGGACCGGGTCGCCGATTCGGCGGTGTTCGGCGGGATCGCCATGTGGTACGCCGGGCGGGGTGACAACGACCTGCTGTGCGCGGTGGCGTTGTTCTGCCTGGCCTGCGGGCAGGTGGTCTCGTACACCAAGGCCCGGGCCGAGAGCCTGGGGCTGAAGTGCGAGGTCTCCGGACTGGTGGAGCGGGCGGAGCGGCTGGTGGTGACGCTGGTGGCGGCGGGCCTGGCCGGGCTGCACGGCTTCGGCGTGCCGTACATCGAGTGGCTGCTGCCGATCGCGCTGTGGCTGATCGCGGCGGGCAGCCTGGTCACGGTGATGCAGCGGATCCTGACGGTGCGCCGCGAGGCGGCGCAAGCGGCGGCGGGGGGAGCGGGCGCGTGA
- the ruvC gene encoding crossover junction endodeoxyribonuclease RuvC — MRVLGVDPGLTRCGVGVVDGVPGRPLTMVACGVVRTPAEEDVPLRLLRIEQGLELWFDQHQPELVAVERVFAQHNVRTVMGTAQASAVAMLCATRRGIPVTLHTPSEVKAAVTGSGRADKDQVGAMVTRLLRLDAPPKPADAADALALAICHIWRGSASGRIAAAVAASRAAAPAAPASRTPGSRGARPKEYRR; from the coding sequence ATGCGGGTACTGGGCGTGGACCCGGGTCTGACCAGGTGCGGCGTCGGGGTGGTCGACGGCGTGCCGGGCCGCCCGCTGACCATGGTCGCCTGCGGTGTGGTGCGCACCCCGGCGGAGGAGGACGTCCCGCTGCGGCTGCTCCGGATCGAACAGGGCCTGGAGCTCTGGTTCGACCAGCACCAGCCCGAACTCGTGGCGGTGGAGCGGGTGTTCGCGCAGCACAACGTGCGCACGGTGATGGGCACCGCGCAGGCCAGCGCGGTCGCCATGCTCTGCGCCACCCGGCGCGGGATCCCGGTCACGCTGCACACCCCGAGCGAGGTCAAGGCGGCCGTCACCGGCAGCGGCCGGGCCGACAAGGACCAGGTCGGGGCGATGGTCACCCGGCTGCTGCGGCTCGACGCCCCGCCGAAACCGGCCGACGCCGCCGACGCCCTGGCCCTGGCCATCTGCCACATCTGGCGCGGCTCGGCCAGCGGCCGGATAGCCGCCGCGGTCGCCGCCAGCCGAGCCGCCGCGCCCGCCGCGCCCGCCAGCCGTACCCCGGGCAGCCGGGGAGCCCGTCCGAAGGAGTACCGAAGGTGA
- a CDS encoding elongation factor G-like protein EF-G2 produces MSDKSTGRTHSNGRDPAAGPPVRPEQIRNVVLVGHSGAGKTSLAESLALAAGAVNRAGRVHDGSTVSDHDEIEHRQQRSIQLALLPLDHAGTRINLLDTPGYADYVGELRAGLRAADAALFVVSATEETIDGPTRDLWQECAALSLPRALVVTRLDAPQARFAATVERCREAFGGGDPDRVLPLHLPRPDGTLRDLLDADPTPDATGPDATGPDAEAARDRLVGAIAAESEDETLLDRYLSGATPDPRTLLQGLARAIARSAFHPVLATAAATDHHRDPLGARELLDLVAHAFPAPTDRPAPAVTAPDGSPRPALACDPEGPLAAEVVKTSSDPYVGRISLVRVFSGTLRPDLPVHVSGHGQQDRGHQDHDLDERVGAVGSPLGRTLRPAAQGIAGDIVSVARLTRAETGDTLSAPDDPLLVAPWELPDPLLPIAITAHSKADEDKLSQGLARLVAEDPTLRLEQNPDTRQLVLWCLGEAHADVLLDRLRSRYGVTVEPVPYTVPLRETFAAAGHGRGRHVKQSGGHGQFAICELDVEPLPAGSGFEFVDRIVGGAVPRQFVPSVEKGVRAQLARGVAAGFPLVDVRVSLVDGKAHSVDSSDAAFQTAAGLALREAAAATAVRLLEPVALVSVLVPDEYVGGVLGDLSGRRGRVLGTEPVAETGRTVVRAEVPEWEIVRYAVDLRSLSHGTGTFTRRYARHEPMPEAVAARVSADAAVS; encoded by the coding sequence ATGAGCGACAAGTCGACAGGACGGACCCACAGCAACGGCAGGGATCCGGCGGCCGGACCGCCGGTCCGGCCCGAACAGATCCGCAACGTGGTCCTGGTCGGCCACAGCGGGGCGGGCAAGACCAGCCTCGCCGAGTCCCTGGCGCTGGCCGCGGGCGCGGTCAACCGGGCCGGGCGGGTCCACGACGGCAGCACCGTCAGCGACCACGACGAGATCGAGCACCGCCAGCAGCGCTCGATACAGCTCGCGCTGCTCCCGCTCGACCACGCCGGGACCAGGATCAACCTGCTGGACACCCCCGGCTACGCCGACTACGTCGGCGAGCTGCGGGCCGGACTGCGCGCCGCCGACGCCGCCCTGTTCGTGGTCTCCGCCACCGAGGAGACCATCGACGGCCCCACCCGCGACCTGTGGCAGGAGTGCGCCGCGCTGTCCCTCCCCCGGGCGCTCGTGGTCACCCGGCTCGACGCCCCCCAGGCCCGGTTCGCGGCCACCGTCGAACGGTGCCGCGAGGCCTTCGGCGGCGGCGACCCCGACCGCGTCCTGCCGCTGCACCTGCCGCGGCCCGACGGCACCCTGCGCGACCTGCTCGACGCCGACCCCACCCCGGACGCCACCGGCCCGGACGCCACCGGCCCGGACGCCGAAGCCGCCCGGGACCGCCTGGTCGGCGCGATCGCCGCCGAGAGCGAGGACGAGACCCTGCTCGACCGCTACCTCTCCGGCGCGACCCCGGACCCGAGGACCCTGCTCCAGGGCCTGGCCCGGGCCATCGCCCGGTCCGCCTTCCACCCGGTGCTGGCCACCGCCGCCGCCACCGACCACCACCGCGACCCGCTCGGCGCCCGCGAACTGCTCGACCTGGTCGCCCACGCCTTCCCGGCCCCCACCGACCGCCCCGCACCAGCCGTCACCGCCCCCGACGGCAGCCCCCGGCCCGCCCTCGCCTGCGACCCGGAGGGCCCCCTCGCCGCCGAGGTCGTCAAGACCAGCAGCGACCCGTACGTCGGCCGGATCAGCCTGGTCCGGGTCTTCTCCGGCACCCTGCGCCCGGACCTCCCGGTCCACGTCTCCGGCCACGGCCAACAGGACCGCGGCCACCAGGACCACGACCTCGACGAGCGCGTCGGCGCCGTCGGCAGCCCGCTCGGCCGCACGCTGCGCCCCGCCGCCCAGGGCATCGCCGGGGACATCGTCAGCGTCGCCCGGCTCACCCGCGCCGAGACCGGCGACACCCTGTCCGCCCCGGACGACCCGCTGCTGGTCGCCCCCTGGGAACTCCCCGACCCGCTGCTCCCGATCGCCATCACCGCCCACAGCAAGGCCGACGAGGACAAGCTCTCCCAGGGCCTGGCCCGACTGGTCGCCGAGGACCCCACGCTGCGGCTGGAACAGAACCCGGACACCCGGCAACTCGTCCTGTGGTGCCTCGGCGAGGCCCACGCCGACGTCCTGCTGGACCGGCTCCGCAGCCGCTACGGCGTCACCGTCGAACCGGTGCCCTACACCGTGCCGCTGCGGGAGACCTTCGCCGCGGCCGGACACGGCCGCGGCCGCCACGTCAAACAGTCCGGCGGGCACGGGCAGTTCGCGATCTGCGAGCTCGACGTCGAGCCGCTGCCCGCCGGGAGCGGCTTCGAGTTCGTCGACCGGATCGTCGGCGGCGCCGTCCCCCGGCAGTTCGTCCCCTCGGTGGAGAAGGGCGTCCGGGCGCAGCTGGCCCGGGGCGTCGCCGCCGGGTTCCCGCTGGTCGACGTCCGGGTCAGCCTGGTCGACGGCAAGGCCCACTCGGTGGACTCCTCCGACGCGGCCTTCCAGACCGCCGCCGGGCTGGCGCTGCGCGAGGCCGCCGCGGCCACCGCCGTCCGGCTGCTGGAACCGGTCGCCCTGGTCTCGGTGCTGGTACCGGACGAGTACGTCGGCGGCGTGCTCGGCGACCTGTCCGGCAGGCGCGGCCGGGTGCTCGGCACCGAACCGGTCGCCGAGACCGGCCGGACCGTGGTCCGGGCCGAGGTGCCGGAGTGGGAGATCGTCCGCTACGCGGTCGACCTGCGCTCGCTGTCGCACGGCACCGGCACCTTCACCCGCCGCTACGCCCGGCACGAGCCGATGCCGGAGGCGGTCGCCGCCCGCGTCTCGGCTGACGCCGCTGTCAGCTGA